A genomic region of Pseudomonas sp. KU43P contains the following coding sequences:
- the fdxA gene encoding ferredoxin FdxA translates to MTFVVTDNCIKCKYTDCVEVCPVDCFYEGPNFLVIHPDECIDCALCEPECPAQAIFSEDEVPAGMENFIELNAELAEIWPNITERKDALPDAEEWDGKPGKIADLER, encoded by the coding sequence ATGACCTTCGTCGTCACCGACAACTGCATCAAATGCAAATACACCGACTGCGTGGAAGTCTGTCCGGTGGACTGCTTCTACGAAGGCCCGAACTTCCTGGTGATTCACCCGGACGAGTGCATCGACTGTGCACTGTGCGAGCCTGAATGCCCGGCCCAAGCGATCTTCTCGGAAGACGAAGTGCCTGCCGGCATGGAAAACTTCATCGAGCTCAACGCAGAGCTGGCGGAAATCTGGCCGAACATCACCGAACGTAAGGATGCCCTGCCTGACGCTGAAGAGTGGGATGGCAAGCCAGGCAAGATTGCCGATCTGGAGCGCTGA
- the surE gene encoding 5'/3'-nucleotidase SurE, protein MRILISNDDGVTAPGLAALHGALADYAECVVIAPDQDKSGAGSSLTLDRPLHPQTLANGFISLNGTPTDCVHLGLNGLLPEPPDMVVSGINLGANLGDDVIYSGTVAAALEGRFLGGTSLAFSLLSRLPDNLPTAAFIARRLVEAQSRLELPPRTVLNVNIPNLPLEHIRGIQLTRLGHRARAAAPTKVVNPRGKEGYWIAVAGDAEDGGPGTDFHAVMQGYVSITPLQLDRTFNDAFEQLDGWLEGLL, encoded by the coding sequence ATGCGTATTCTGATTTCGAATGACGACGGTGTTACGGCACCAGGCCTCGCCGCACTTCACGGTGCGCTGGCGGATTATGCCGAGTGCGTGGTAATCGCCCCGGACCAAGACAAGAGCGGTGCCGGCAGTTCGCTGACGCTGGACCGGCCGCTGCACCCGCAAACCTTGGCCAATGGTTTCATCAGCCTCAATGGCACGCCCACCGATTGCGTGCACCTTGGGCTCAACGGCTTGCTGCCGGAACCCCCTGACATGGTGGTTTCCGGCATCAATCTGGGCGCCAACCTGGGCGATGACGTGATCTATTCCGGTACGGTGGCCGCCGCGCTGGAAGGCCGCTTCCTGGGGGGCACTTCGCTGGCGTTTTCGCTACTGTCGCGCCTGCCCGACAACCTGCCGACCGCAGCTTTCATCGCGCGTCGCCTGGTGGAAGCGCAGTCGCGCCTGGAGCTGCCGCCGCGTACCGTGCTCAACGTCAACATCCCCAACCTGCCACTGGAGCACATCCGTGGCATCCAGCTCACCCGCCTCGGTCATCGGGCGCGGGCGGCGGCGCCAACCAAGGTGGTCAACCCGCGTGGCAAGGAAGGGTACTGGATTGCCGTGGCCGGCGATGCCGAGGATGGCGGGCCTGGCACCGACTTCCATGCGGTCATGCAGGGCTACGTGTCGATCACCCCGTTGCAGCTGGATCGCACCTTCAACGATGCCTTCGAGCAGCTCGACGGTTGGTTGGAGGGCCTGCTCTGA
- the truD gene encoding tRNA pseudouridine(13) synthase TruD, which produces MTELELLGPRSSGESLGTAVLKAVAEDFQVDEVLDIPLSGQGEHLWLWVEKRDLNTEEAARRLARAAGVPVRSISYAGLKDRQALTRQWFSLHLPGKADPDLTRAEDETLRVLKQVRHQRKLQRGAHSANGFTLRLTALAADRQALDARLESIKQHGVPNYFGSQRFGHGGGNVHDAQDWAARKALPEQRNVRSRLLSAARSYVFNQVLAARVADGSWQRAQVGDLLAFTDSRSFFSAGEEECSDPRLAILDLHPTGPMWGEGPSPAAGATSALESAIAEQHPTLCQWLANAGMSHERRILRLPIGGLTWHYPEPDILQLEFVLPAGCFATVVVRELVDLVPAGQTDSPCVF; this is translated from the coding sequence ATGACCGAACTGGAACTGCTGGGCCCGCGTTCATCGGGTGAATCCCTCGGCACCGCTGTGCTCAAGGCTGTGGCGGAAGACTTTCAGGTCGACGAAGTGTTGGACATTCCGTTGTCCGGCCAGGGCGAACACCTGTGGTTGTGGGTCGAGAAGCGCGACCTGAACACCGAGGAAGCGGCGCGCCGCCTCGCACGTGCTGCCGGCGTGCCGGTGCGTTCGATCAGCTACGCCGGCCTCAAGGATCGCCAGGCCCTGACCCGTCAATGGTTCAGCCTGCACCTGCCGGGCAAGGCCGACCCCGATCTTACGCGTGCAGAAGACGAGACCTTGCGCGTGCTCAAGCAGGTGCGCCACCAGCGCAAACTGCAACGCGGCGCCCATTCGGCGAACGGCTTCACCCTGCGTCTGACCGCACTGGCGGCTGATCGGCAGGCCCTTGATGCTCGGCTGGAGTCGATCAAGCAGCACGGCGTGCCGAACTACTTCGGTAGCCAGCGTTTCGGCCATGGCGGCGGCAACGTCCACGATGCCCAGGATTGGGCTGCGCGCAAGGCCCTGCCAGAGCAACGCAACGTGCGTTCGCGGCTACTTTCGGCGGCACGCAGCTATGTGTTCAACCAGGTGCTGGCGGCACGCGTTGCCGATGGAAGCTGGCAGCGCGCGCAGGTGGGCGACCTCCTGGCGTTCACCGACAGCCGCAGTTTCTTTTCGGCAGGCGAAGAGGAATGTTCCGATCCGCGTCTGGCCATTCTCGACTTGCACCCGACCGGCCCGATGTGGGGCGAAGGCCCTTCGCCTGCGGCTGGCGCGACCTCGGCGCTGGAGTCGGCAATCGCCGAGCAGCACCCGACACTGTGCCAATGGCTGGCCAATGCGGGCATGAGTCACGAACGGCGAATCCTCCGGCTCCCTATTGGCGGCCTGACGTGGCATTATCCCGAGCCTGATATCCTGCAACTGGAATTCGTCCTTCCGGCCGGATGCTTCGCCACCGTGGTGGTGCGCGAACTCGTCGATCTGGTGCCGGCAGGGCAGACGGACAGCCCATGCGTATTCTGA
- a CDS encoding protein-L-isoaspartate(D-aspartate) O-methyltransferase, with translation MTSQRTRERLIQRLSEEGVSNPKVLDAIRRTPRHLFVDEALAHRAYEDTALPIGHNQTISQPFMVAHMSELLLEAGPLDKVLEIGTGSGYQTAILAQLVERVFSVERIKVLQDRAKERLVELNLRNVVFRWGDGCDGWQALAPYNGIIVTAVAPEVPQALLDQLAPGGRMVIPVGPAGEVQQLMLIVREEQGFSRRVLGAVRFVPLLNGPLA, from the coding sequence ATGACCTCCCAGCGTACCCGGGAGCGGCTGATCCAGCGCCTGAGCGAGGAAGGGGTGTCCAACCCCAAGGTGCTCGACGCCATCCGCCGTACCCCGCGCCATCTGTTCGTCGATGAGGCCCTCGCCCATCGCGCCTATGAAGACACCGCGTTGCCGATCGGCCACAACCAGACCATCTCTCAACCGTTCATGGTCGCGCACATGAGCGAACTGTTGCTGGAGGCTGGTCCACTGGACAAGGTGCTGGAGATCGGCACGGGCTCGGGCTACCAGACCGCTATCCTGGCCCAGCTGGTCGAGCGAGTGTTCTCGGTGGAGCGGATCAAGGTGCTGCAGGACCGGGCCAAGGAGCGCCTGGTCGAGCTCAACCTGCGCAACGTGGTGTTCCGCTGGGGTGACGGTTGCGATGGCTGGCAGGCGTTGGCGCCGTACAACGGCATCATCGTCACCGCTGTGGCACCGGAAGTGCCGCAGGCGTTGCTCGATCAACTGGCACCGGGCGGCCGCATGGTGATCCCGGTGGGGCCGGCTGGCGAGGTACAGCAACTGATGCTGATCGTCCGCGAAGAGCAGGGCTTTTCCCGGCGAGTACTGGGGGCGGTGCGCTTCGTGCCGTTGCTCAACGGCCCACTGGCCTGA
- the rpoS gene encoding RNA polymerase sigma factor RpoS has product MALNKEAPEFDIDDDVLLMETGIVLETDVVSDEPAVPSVRTRAKSGSTLKQHKYIDYSRALDATQLYLNEIGFSPLLSPEEEVHFARLSQKGDPAGRKRMIESNLRLVVKIARRYVNRGLSLLDLIEEGNLGLIRAVEKFDPERGFRFSTYATWWIRQTIERAIMNQTRTIRLPIHVVKELNVYLRAARELTQKLDHEPSPEEIATLLEKPVAEVKRMLGLNERVSSVDVSLGPDSDKTLLDTLTDDRPTDPCELLQDDDLSQSIDQWLGELTDKQREVVVRRFGLRGHESSTLEDVGLEIGLTRERVRQIQVEGLKRLREILEKNGLSSESLFQ; this is encoded by the coding sequence ATGGCTCTCAATAAAGAAGCGCCGGAGTTTGACATCGACGATGACGTCCTCCTGATGGAGACGGGTATCGTTTTGGAAACGGATGTGGTGTCAGACGAACCTGCTGTACCGTCGGTTCGGACCAGGGCCAAATCAGGCTCTACGCTAAAGCAACACAAGTACATCGATTACAGCCGGGCGCTAGATGCCACCCAGTTGTATCTCAACGAGATTGGTTTCTCGCCTCTGCTTTCGCCGGAAGAGGAAGTGCACTTTGCGCGTTTGTCGCAAAAGGGCGATCCCGCTGGCCGCAAGCGCATGATCGAAAGCAACCTGCGCCTGGTTGTGAAAATCGCCCGTCGTTACGTGAACCGTGGCCTGTCGCTGCTCGACCTGATCGAGGAAGGCAACCTGGGGTTGATCCGTGCAGTCGAGAAGTTCGACCCGGAGCGTGGTTTCCGCTTCTCGACCTATGCGACCTGGTGGATTCGCCAGACCATCGAGCGGGCAATCATGAACCAGACTCGCACCATTCGCCTGCCGATCCATGTGGTCAAGGAGCTCAACGTATACCTGCGTGCTGCGCGGGAGTTGACCCAGAAACTCGATCACGAACCCTCGCCGGAAGAAATCGCCACCTTGCTGGAAAAACCCGTTGCCGAGGTCAAGCGCATGCTCGGTCTCAACGAGCGGGTATCGTCGGTGGATGTGTCCCTCGGGCCGGATTCGGACAAGACTCTGCTCGATACCCTGACCGACGATCGTCCAACCGATCCGTGCGAGTTGCTGCAGGACGACGACCTGTCGCAGAGCATCGATCAGTGGTTGGGTGAGCTGACCGACAAGCAGCGCGAAGTGGTGGTGCGCCGTTTCGGACTGCGTGGCCATGAGAGCAGCACACTGGAGGATGTGGGCCTGGAGATTGGCCTGACCCGCGAGCGTGTAAGGCAGATTCAGGTAGAAGGGCTCAAGCGCCTGCGCGAGATCCTGGAGAAGAATGGCCTGTCCAGCGAGTCGCTGTTCCAGTAG
- a CDS encoding peptidoglycan DD-metalloendopeptidase family protein: MGHTVIRQRKDRSGFTLLVIALAMGTLLTGCSSSSTSGSSGARVVDRNNAAPKRPAVTSGQYIVKPGDTLFSIAFRYGWDYKELAARNGIAAPYTIRPGQAIRFSSASTGTTTVVSSPSSSSKTTVIRRPVGAPITPPASGVKPAPTTPATPTPVVTTVPAAERVVGGWTWPANGVLIGKFASNGSLNKGIDIAGDLGQPVFAASDGAVVYAGSGLRGYGELIIIKHSDTYVSAYGHNRRLLVREGQQVKAGQSIAEMGSTGTDRVKLHFEIRRQGKPVDPLQFLPRR; encoded by the coding sequence GTGGGGCACACAGTCATTCGGCAGCGCAAGGATCGGTCGGGTTTCACGCTTCTGGTGATTGCTCTGGCCATGGGCACCCTGCTGACAGGTTGCTCGAGCAGCAGCACGAGCGGCTCAAGTGGTGCGCGTGTGGTCGACCGCAACAATGCGGCGCCCAAGCGGCCAGCCGTGACCTCTGGCCAATACATCGTCAAGCCTGGCGACACCCTGTTCTCCATCGCCTTTCGCTATGGCTGGGATTACAAGGAGCTTGCCGCACGCAATGGCATCGCCGCTCCGTATACCATCCGCCCAGGCCAGGCCATACGCTTCAGCAGCGCCTCCACAGGCACCACCACGGTAGTCTCAAGCCCGTCGTCCTCGAGCAAGACCACGGTCATTCGTCGGCCTGTAGGCGCGCCTATCACCCCACCCGCCAGCGGCGTAAAGCCGGCGCCAACAACACCCGCCACGCCTACCCCGGTGGTTACCACGGTGCCCGCCGCAGAGCGCGTGGTAGGGGGCTGGACCTGGCCTGCCAATGGCGTGCTGATTGGAAAATTCGCTTCAAACGGTAGTTTGAATAAAGGCATTGATATCGCCGGTGATTTGGGACAGCCTGTTTTTGCTGCGTCTGATGGTGCGGTGGTCTACGCCGGGAGTGGCTTGAGGGGCTACGGCGAGCTGATCATCATCAAGCATAGCGACACCTACGTCAGTGCCTACGGCCACAACCGCAGGCTGTTGGTTCGGGAGGGGCAGCAGGTCAAGGCAGGGCAGTCGATTGCTGAAATGGGGTCTACGGGCACTGATCGGGTGAAGCTGCATTTCGAGATTCGCCGCCAGGGCAAACCCGTCGATCCGCTCCAGTTCCTGCCACGTCGTTGA
- the mutS gene encoding DNA mismatch repair protein MutS — protein MSDFSAHTPMMQQYWKLKNQHPDQLMFYRMGDFYEIFYEDAKKAAKLLDITLTARGQSAGQSIPMCGIPFHSLEGYLAKLVKLGESVVICEQIGDPATSKGPVERQVVRIITPGTVSDEALLDERRDNLIAALLGDERLFGLAVLDITSGNFSVQEIKGWENLLAELERLNPVELLIPDDWPRDLPAEKRPGARRRAPWDFDRDSARKALCQQFATKDLKGFGCDKLTLAIGAAGCLLTYAKETQRTALPHLRSLRHERLDDTVILDGASRRNLELDINLAGGRDNTLQSVIDRCQTAMASRLLTRWLNRPLRDPKVLLARQDSIRCLLDGYRFEKLQPQLKEIGDIERILARIGLRNARPRDLARLRDALGALPELQNAMAELEAPHLARLAAITGTYPELASLLERAIIDTPPAVIRDGGVLKAGYDSELDELLAISENAGQFLIDLEAREKARTGLANLKVGYNRVHGYFIELPTKQAEQAPGDYIRRQTLKGAERFITPELKAFEDKALSAKSRALAREKMLYDALLETLISHLAPLQDSAAALAELDVLSNLAERALTLDLNCPRFVDEPCLRIDQGRHPVVEQVLTTPFVANDLSLDNSTRMLIITGPNMGGKSTYMRQTALIVLMAHIGSFVPAASCELSLVDRIFTRIGSSDDLAGGRSTFMVEMSETANILHNATDRSLVLMDEVGRGTSTFDGLSLAWAAAERLAQLRAYTLFATHYFELTVLPESEPLVANVHLNATEHNERIVFLHHVLPGPASQSYGLAVAQLAGVPGPVIQRAREHLGRLETASLPAEPVVASKAKGEPHVPHQSDLFASLPHPAIEKLGKLELDDMTPRQAIEMLYQLKNLL, from the coding sequence ATTTCTGACTTCTCCGCACACACCCCAATGATGCAGCAGTACTGGAAGCTGAAAAACCAGCACCCGGATCAGCTGATGTTCTACCGCATGGGCGACTTTTACGAAATCTTCTACGAAGATGCGAAAAAAGCCGCGAAACTGCTGGATATCACGCTGACCGCACGCGGTCAGTCAGCGGGCCAGTCCATCCCCATGTGCGGAATTCCGTTCCATTCGCTGGAAGGCTACCTGGCCAAGCTGGTCAAGCTTGGCGAGTCGGTGGTGATCTGCGAGCAGATCGGCGACCCGGCCACCAGCAAGGGCCCGGTCGAGCGCCAGGTGGTGCGTATCATCACCCCGGGCACGGTCAGTGACGAGGCGCTGCTGGACGAGCGCCGCGACAACCTGATTGCAGCACTGCTGGGTGACGAGCGCCTGTTCGGCCTGGCGGTGCTGGACATTACCAGCGGCAATTTCAGCGTTCAGGAAATCAAGGGCTGGGAAAACCTGCTGGCCGAGCTCGAACGCCTGAACCCGGTCGAACTGCTGATCCCCGACGACTGGCCGCGTGACCTGCCGGCCGAGAAGCGCCCGGGCGCACGCCGTCGCGCGCCGTGGGACTTCGACCGTGACTCGGCGCGCAAAGCCCTGTGCCAGCAGTTCGCGACCAAGGACCTCAAAGGCTTCGGCTGCGACAAGCTGACCCTGGCCATTGGCGCTGCCGGCTGCCTGCTGACCTACGCCAAGGAAACCCAGCGTACCGCTCTGCCCCACCTGCGCAGTCTGCGCCACGAGCGCCTGGATGACACGGTGATCCTCGACGGCGCCAGCCGCCGTAACTTGGAGCTGGACATCAACCTGGCCGGTGGCCGTGACAACACCCTGCAGTCGGTGATCGACCGCTGCCAGACCGCCATGGCCAGCCGCCTGTTGACGCGTTGGCTGAACCGCCCGCTGCGCGACCCCAAGGTGTTGCTGGCACGACAGGATTCGATCCGCTGCCTGCTCGATGGCTACCGCTTCGAAAAACTGCAGCCTCAGCTCAAGGAAATTGGCGATATCGAGCGGATTCTCGCCCGTATCGGCCTGCGCAATGCCCGCCCACGCGACCTGGCGCGCCTGCGCGATGCCCTCGGCGCCCTGCCTGAACTGCAGAACGCCATGGCTGAACTGGAGGCGCCTCACCTGGCGCGCCTGGCCGCCATCACCGGCACCTACCCCGAGCTGGCCAGCCTGCTGGAGCGGGCGATCATCGACACCCCGCCAGCGGTCATCCGCGACGGCGGCGTGCTCAAGGCCGGCTACGACAGCGAGCTGGACGAACTGCTGGCCATCAGCGAGAACGCCGGCCAGTTCCTGATCGACCTGGAAGCCCGCGAAAAAGCCCGCACCGGCCTTGCCAACCTCAAGGTCGGCTACAACCGCGTGCACGGCTACTTCATCGAACTACCCACCAAGCAGGCCGAACAGGCACCAGGCGACTATATTCGCCGCCAGACCCTCAAGGGCGCCGAACGCTTCATCACACCGGAGCTCAAGGCTTTCGAAGACAAGGCGCTGTCGGCCAAGAGTCGCGCCCTTGCCCGCGAAAAGATGCTCTATGACGCACTGCTGGAAACCCTGATCAGCCATCTTGCACCGCTGCAGGACAGCGCCGCCGCGCTGGCCGAGCTGGATGTGCTGAGCAACCTGGCCGAGCGTGCGCTGACCCTCGACCTGAACTGCCCACGCTTCGTCGACGAACCATGCCTGCGTATCGACCAGGGCCGCCACCCGGTGGTTGAGCAGGTGCTGACCACACCGTTCGTGGCCAACGACCTGAGCCTGGACAACAGCACGCGCATGCTGATCATCACCGGCCCGAACATGGGCGGTAAATCCACCTACATGCGCCAGACCGCCCTGATCGTGCTGATGGCGCACATCGGCAGCTTCGTCCCGGCGGCCAGCTGCGAGCTGTCACTGGTCGACCGCATCTTCACTCGCATCGGCTCAAGCGACGACCTGGCCGGCGGGCGTTCGACGTTCATGGTCGAGATGAGCGAAACCGCCAATATCCTGCACAACGCCACCGACCGCAGCCTGGTACTGATGGACGAAGTGGGCCGGGGCACCAGCACCTTCGACGGCCTGTCGCTGGCCTGGGCTGCAGCCGAGCGCCTGGCGCAACTGCGCGCCTATACGCTGTTCGCCACTCACTATTTCGAGCTGACCGTGCTGCCAGAGAGTGAGCCGCTGGTGGCCAACGTGCACTTGAACGCCACCGAGCACAACGAACGCATCGTGTTCCTGCACCATGTGCTGCCCGGCCCGGCCAGCCAGAGCTACGGCCTGGCCGTGGCCCAGCTGGCGGGTGTACCAGGGCCAGTCATCCAGCGGGCCCGCGAGCACCTGGGCCGCCTGGAAACCGCCAGCCTGCCGGCTGAGCCGGTGGTAGCGAGCAAAGCCAAGGGCGAGCCGCACGTACCGCACCAGAGCGACCTGTTCGCCAGCCTGCCACACCCGGCCATCGAGAAGCTGGGCAAGCTGGAGCTGGATGACATGACCCCGCGTCAAGCTATCGAAATGCTATATCAACTAAAGAACCTGTTATAA